The Bacteroidales bacterium genome has a window encoding:
- the hydF gene encoding [FeFe] hydrogenase H-cluster maturation GTPase HydF: MKTKENKIHIGIFGRRNNGKSSFINAITGQDIAIVSDIPGTTTDPVKKSLEIHGFGPVIIIDTAGIDDVGELGLKRIQKTHAILDQIDIAILIVANSKFGEPERDIIKKFNDREIPYLLIYNKIDIDIPSKEFIAGVEKETGEKVLLFSSKKPVIIDFIKILLEKVPETSYNSNDLFYGILKPKELVVLVTPIDSAVPEGRMILPQVQAIRNILDYNAISIVCKETELENVLKDYNIKPALVVTDSQVFKYVDELVPQEIPLTSFSILLARLKGNFEKYLEGTPKISELKNGDKILILESCTHHPTCEDIGRVKIPNLLRSFTGKELEFEIVSGFGEIPENIDDYALLIQCGGCMFTKKQLANRLKKSIDNNIPITNYGMAISYMTGVFERAVKIFLK; this comes from the coding sequence TTGAAAACAAAAGAAAATAAAATACATATCGGTATTTTCGGACGAAGGAATAACGGAAAAAGTTCCTTTATTAATGCAATAACAGGTCAGGATATTGCAATAGTTTCGGATATACCCGGTACAACTACCGATCCTGTAAAGAAATCATTGGAAATACACGGATTTGGTCCCGTTATTATTATAGATACTGCCGGAATTGATGATGTTGGTGAGTTAGGACTTAAAAGGATTCAAAAAACACATGCGATACTTGATCAAATTGATATTGCAATTTTAATAGTTGCAAATTCGAAATTTGGCGAGCCGGAAAGAGATATTATTAAAAAATTTAATGATAGAGAAATTCCTTATCTTTTAATATACAATAAGATTGATATTGATATTCCTTCGAAAGAATTTATTGCCGGTGTTGAAAAGGAAACGGGGGAGAAAGTATTACTATTCTCGTCTAAGAAACCGGTGATTATTGATTTTATTAAGATTCTTTTGGAGAAGGTTCCCGAAACATCTTATAATTCAAATGATTTGTTTTATGGAATTCTAAAACCTAAAGAGTTGGTGGTTTTGGTTACACCGATTGACTCTGCAGTACCTGAAGGACGAATGATATTGCCGCAAGTTCAGGCAATTAGAAATATCCTGGATTATAATGCAATAAGTATTGTGTGTAAAGAAACTGAGTTGGAAAATGTTTTGAAAGATTATAATATTAAACCTGCTTTAGTGGTTACTGATAGTCAGGTTTTTAAATATGTTGATGAGCTTGTTCCGCAGGAAATTCCATTAACGAGTTTCAGTATTCTTCTGGCTCGACTTAAAGGAAATTTTGAAAAATATTTGGAAGGGACACCGAAGATTTCCGAATTGAAAAACGGAGATAAGATTCTAATTTTGGAATCATGTACGCATCACCCGACTTGCGAAGATATAGGAAGAGTGAAAATACCTAATTTGTTAAGAAGTTTTACAGGTAAAGAGCTTGAGTTTGAAATTGTTTCGGGTTTCGGTGAAATTCCTGAAAATATTGATGATTATGCTTTGCTTATTCAATGCGGTGGTTGTATGTTCACAAAAAAACAATTGGCAAATAGGCTGAAAAAATCGATTGACAATAATATTCCTATAACTAATTACGGAATGGCTATTTCATATATGACGGGTGTATTTGAGCGTGCAGTTAAAATTTTCTTGAAATAA
- the dnaA gene encoding chromosomal replication initiator protein DnaA, with the protein MKKDCLTVWNNCLAIIKDNVSAENFETWFKPIKAIKLDNSILTIQVPSSFYYEWLEEHYIDILRRVVKREIGNDGRLEYSIIVDSGADNVKNTINLPATSKKETNNPSIYMPIDINNNKSYIPNPFIIPGLKKIKVNSQLVDTYSFDNFIEGDCNRVARSAGYAIAANPGKTSFNPLFIYSNVGLGKTHLMHAIGLQVKKIYPDKTVLYITAEQFIQQYVESCKTNSVNDFVHYYQMIDVLLVDDIQAISGKEKTQETFFHIFNHLHQNGKQIVISSDKPPLQLVGFEQRLLSRFKWGLSDELQPPDYQTRIAILKKRIYKDGIEFPEEVIEYMAQSINSNIRELEGALISIIAQSSLNRKEITLDLAKQIIEKYVKQSSPDVTIDYIFKLVSTHFGISIETCKSSTRRREIVQARQLIMYLTKKYTKLSLTSIGQQCGNKDHATVLHACKTISNLLETDKLFKGHADTIERKLKQV; encoded by the coding sequence ATGAAGAAAGATTGCTTAACTGTATGGAATAATTGTCTTGCAATAATTAAAGATAATGTTAGCGCGGAAAATTTCGAGACATGGTTCAAACCTATTAAAGCAATTAAATTAGATAACAGCATATTAACTATTCAAGTGCCGTCGAGTTTTTACTATGAATGGCTTGAAGAACATTACATAGATATTTTAAGAAGGGTTGTAAAAAGAGAGATCGGAAATGATGGTCGCTTGGAATATAGTATTATTGTAGATAGTGGTGCGGATAATGTTAAGAACACTATAAATTTGCCCGCGACAAGCAAGAAGGAAACCAATAATCCATCTATATATATGCCCATTGATATCAATAACAACAAATCTTATATACCAAATCCCTTCATTATCCCCGGTCTGAAGAAAATAAAAGTAAACTCACAATTAGTCGACACATATTCTTTTGACAATTTTATTGAAGGTGATTGTAATCGTGTTGCTCGTTCGGCCGGATATGCAATTGCGGCAAATCCTGGTAAAACAAGTTTCAATCCTTTATTCATTTACAGTAATGTAGGATTAGGCAAAACACATTTAATGCATGCAATAGGCTTGCAAGTCAAAAAAATATATCCGGATAAAACCGTTCTATATATTACTGCAGAACAATTTATTCAACAATATGTTGAATCTTGTAAAACCAATAGTGTTAATGATTTTGTCCATTATTATCAAATGATTGACGTATTATTGGTTGATGATATACAAGCAATATCCGGTAAGGAAAAAACTCAAGAAACTTTTTTTCACATATTTAATCATCTACATCAGAACGGTAAGCAGATTGTTATTTCGTCTGATAAACCGCCGTTACAATTAGTTGGGTTCGAACAAAGATTATTATCCAGATTCAAATGGGGATTATCTGATGAGCTGCAGCCACCTGATTATCAAACCAGAATAGCTATTCTAAAAAAGAGAATATATAAAGACGGAATAGAGTTTCCGGAAGAAGTAATAGAATATATGGCTCAAAGTATTAATTCTAATATCAGAGAACTTGAAGGCGCATTGATATCAATAATAGCACAATCATCATTAAACAGAAAAGAAATAACACTGGATTTGGCTAAACAAATTATTGAAAAGTACGTCAAACAAAGCTCTCCTGATGTTACAATTGATTATATCTTCAAATTAGTTAGCACTCATTTTGGAATCTCAATTGAAACATGCAAATCTTCAACCCGTCGCCGCGAGATTGTACAAGCAAGGCAATTAATCATGTATCTTACAAAAAAATACACGAAATTATCTCTAACTTCTATCGGGCAGCAATGCGGAAATAAAGACCACGCCACTGTTTTACATGCATGCAAAACCATCAGCAATTTATTAGAAACAGACAAACTATTTAAAGGTCACGCCGATACTATTGAGAGAAAACTCAAACAAGTCTAA
- a CDS encoding DNA/RNA non-specific endonuclease, translated as MKKNILLLIFILFIILVDSIYAQDNVSSIHFLTNYAAPDYTENAILIEHSAFTISYIDKYKHAEWVSYCLIGSELEKSNVKRTDNFRVDPEYKNCANDRDYSKSGYDRGHLFPAANSCTKEAMNESFYYTNMSPQVPPFNRGIWSKMEAKVRDWAVEYDTIYVVTGAYLKDYLSTIGSGVAVPEYYYKIIVVNTEKTQQALAFFIRNEKGKSDKLQDFVVPVDVVELIIEKNFCVNLDENLQDCLEFKVNLDDWSW; from the coding sequence ATGAAAAAAAATATTTTACTCCTTATCTTTATTCTGTTTATTATTTTGGTTGACTCAATTTATGCGCAGGATAATGTTTCTAGTATTCACTTTCTAACTAATTATGCCGCACCGGATTATACTGAAAATGCGATTTTGATTGAACATTCTGCATTTACTATATCTTATATTGATAAGTATAAGCATGCGGAATGGGTGTCTTATTGCTTGATTGGCAGTGAGCTGGAAAAATCTAACGTAAAACGTACTGATAATTTTAGAGTTGACCCTGAATATAAGAATTGCGCAAATGATAGGGATTATTCCAAAAGCGGTTATGATAGAGGACACCTTTTTCCGGCTGCTAACTCATGTACGAAAGAAGCTATGAATGAGTCGTTTTACTATACAAATATGTCGCCTCAAGTACCACCATTTAATCGTGGGATTTGGAGTAAAATGGAAGCGAAAGTTCGCGACTGGGCTGTTGAGTACGATACAATCTACGTAGTTACCGGTGCTTATTTGAAAGATTACCTGAGTACAATAGGTTCGGGAGTGGCTGTTCCGGAATATTATTATAAAATAATTGTGGTTAATACTGAGAAAACTCAGCAGGCTTTGGCTTTCTTCATTCGAAATGAAAAAGGTAAATCCGATAAACTGCAAGATTTTGTTGTCCCAGTTGATGTTGTTGAACTGATCATTGAGAAAAATTTCTGTGTCAATCTTGATGAAAATCTTCAGGATTGCCTTGAGTTTAAGGTGAATTTGGATGATTGGAGCTGGTAA
- the glmM gene encoding phosphoglucosamine mutase: MTLISSISGIRGTIGGINGDCLSPLDIVKYTSAYALILREKNDRPKIIVGRDGRITGEIVQSLIVNALIMSGVDVLDCGLTTTPTIEVAIPYYNTDGGIMISASHNPMNWNALKLFDDKGEFIDAADGEKINKLAKKSVFEYVEYNDFGIIEELPDVLELHVKKILELPYIKRNLNNIKNSNIKIAVDGINSTGGFAVPYLLEQLGIRKDNITKLNCVISGEFAHTAEPLAENLLDLSKVVVGNNCDLGIAVDPDVDRLALMSENGEYFGEEYTLVACADFILQNKKGSTVSNLSSSRALRDLTQMFGCEYFASAVGEVNVVKKMKEVDAVIGGEGNGGIILPELHYGRDALLGIALIISYLVESGKKMTELRKSYPKYFMEKDKIELKDKKDISIVISEIKQFFKSGIFNEDDGLKVDFEDSWIHIRGSNTEAIARIYAEAKTHEKAVSIVKESKEFIEKLIKNIENKRK; this comes from the coding sequence ATGACATTAATTTCATCAATTTCAGGTATAAGAGGTACAATTGGAGGTATTAACGGGGATTGCCTTTCTCCTTTAGATATTGTTAAATATACTTCTGCATATGCATTAATATTAAGAGAAAAAAATGACAGACCTAAAATTATTGTCGGTCGTGATGGAAGAATTACCGGCGAAATAGTTCAATCGCTTATTGTTAATGCATTAATTATGAGTGGGGTTGATGTTCTTGATTGCGGATTAACTACCACTCCTACAATAGAAGTTGCTATACCTTATTATAATACTGATGGCGGAATTATGATTTCTGCCAGCCATAACCCGATGAATTGGAATGCTTTAAAACTGTTTGATGATAAAGGTGAGTTTATTGATGCCGCCGATGGCGAGAAGATTAATAAACTTGCTAAAAAAAGTGTTTTCGAATATGTTGAATATAATGATTTCGGTATTATTGAGGAATTACCTGATGTTTTGGAACTTCATGTAAAAAAAATATTAGAACTTCCTTATATTAAACGAAACTTAAATAATATTAAGAATTCTAATATTAAAATCGCTGTTGACGGAATTAATTCCACCGGAGGTTTTGCCGTACCTTATTTATTGGAACAATTAGGAATAAGGAAAGATAATATTACTAAACTTAATTGTGTGATTTCCGGCGAATTTGCTCATACAGCTGAACCTTTAGCTGAGAACCTTCTTGATTTATCAAAAGTTGTTGTGGGTAATAATTGCGATTTAGGAATTGCTGTTGATCCGGACGTTGATAGACTTGCACTTATGAGCGAAAACGGGGAATACTTTGGTGAAGAATATACTCTCGTTGCTTGTGCCGATTTTATTCTTCAAAATAAGAAAGGAAGTACTGTATCTAATCTTTCATCATCAAGAGCACTTAGAGATCTCACTCAAATGTTTGGCTGTGAGTATTTTGCTTCTGCCGTAGGCGAAGTGAATGTTGTTAAGAAAATGAAAGAAGTTGATGCTGTTATCGGTGGCGAAGGCAACGGCGGAATTATTCTTCCCGAACTTCATTACGGTAGAGATGCATTACTCGGAATAGCTTTAATTATTTCTTACCTCGTTGAATCAGGAAAAAAGATGACTGAACTTAGAAAGTCTTATCCGAAATATTTTATGGAGAAAGATAAAATCGAATTGAAGGATAAAAAAGATATCTCAATTGTTATATCTGAAATCAAACAATTTTTTAAGTCGGGAATTTTTAATGAAGATGACGGATTGAAAGTCGATTTTGAAGATTCTTGGATACATATCAGAGGTTCTAATACAGAGGCTATTGCCAGAATTTATGCCGAAGCGAAAACACATGAAAAAGCAGTTTCAATAGTAAAAGAATCAAAAGAATTTATTGAAAAACTTATCAAAAATATTGAAAACAAAAGAAAATAA
- a CDS encoding alkaline phosphatase: MKKISLSLIIAVLLFNGCTCPQEKAKYIFYFIGDGMGLAQTILAENYLDVKASDTATIHLELNEMPVAGFSTTYSANNLVTCSSAAGTALSTGRKTNNGMLGVNPDTIPLTSIAQILHEQGYKVGIISSVSIDHATPGAFYAHSVSRNEYLDIAKTIPETGYDYFGGGGLLAAYEDSTIYQYISENGYLVSNDKSVIDNHKLEDGKLYAYSKLLCDAGDIPYYIDEPKYEMRLPYFLKKAISLFSKPEDKFFIMIEGGKIDWSCHGNDAATTLFEVIDFNDAYKVAYEFYLKNPKETLIVMTADHETGGLSIGQKSTHYNNFPALLEYQKVSESRFNEIIDEISGNKPSLDNIYKLIEENFGFNNHEKKLRLNHDDSARIELVYQMKFKHDKISSDKIEKYDIRKRETLASIAVKIMSEKSGTGWTTNDHSGIAVPVRAIGAGAEKFAGFYDNTDIPKYILQIAQ; this comes from the coding sequence ATGAAAAAGATATCATTATCATTAATAATCGCAGTTCTGCTATTTAACGGATGTACCTGTCCGCAAGAGAAAGCTAAATACATCTTTTACTTTATCGGTGATGGGATGGGCTTAGCACAAACAATATTAGCGGAAAATTATCTTGATGTTAAAGCTTCTGATACTGCTACAATTCATTTGGAATTAAATGAAATGCCTGTAGCAGGGTTTTCTACTACATATTCTGCAAACAATTTGGTAACATGCTCTTCTGCAGCTGGAACCGCACTTTCAACAGGAAGAAAAACAAACAACGGGATGTTGGGAGTTAATCCGGATACAATTCCTTTAACTTCAATTGCTCAGATTCTACATGAACAAGGATATAAAGTAGGAATTATTTCTTCTGTATCAATAGATCATGCGACGCCGGGTGCCTTTTATGCACATTCCGTAAGTAGAAACGAATATCTTGATATTGCCAAAACTATTCCTGAAACCGGTTATGATTATTTCGGCGGCGGCGGATTATTAGCCGCTTATGAAGACAGCACAATTTATCAGTATATAAGTGAGAATGGTTATTTAGTAAGCAATGACAAGAGCGTCATTGATAATCACAAACTTGAAGACGGCAAATTGTATGCTTACAGCAAATTGCTCTGCGACGCAGGAGACATTCCATACTATATAGACGAACCTAAATATGAAATGAGGTTACCTTATTTCTTGAAAAAAGCTATTTCACTTTTTTCTAAACCAGAAGACAAATTTTTTATTATGATTGAAGGCGGAAAGATAGATTGGTCGTGCCACGGCAATGATGCTGCCACTACCCTATTTGAAGTCATTGATTTCAATGATGCATATAAAGTCGCTTATGAATTTTATCTAAAAAACCCAAAGGAAACTTTAATTGTAATGACTGCCGATCATGAAACCGGAGGATTAAGTATAGGACAGAAATCTACTCATTACAACAATTTTCCTGCATTACTTGAATATCAAAAGGTTTCAGAAAGCAGATTTAATGAAATTATTGATGAAATTTCCGGAAACAAACCGTCCTTGGATAACATATACAAACTAATTGAAGAAAATTTCGGTTTTAATAATCACGAGAAAAAATTAAGATTAAATCATGATGACTCTGCCCGAATCGAGTTAGTTTATCAAATGAAATTTAAACACGATAAAATTTCTTCCGATAAAATTGAAAAGTACGATATAAGAAAGAGGGAAACTCTGGCTTCAATTGCAGTAAAAATTATGAGTGAGAAATCCGGTACCGGATGGACAACAAACGATCATTCCGGAATTGCTGTCCCGGTAAGAGCTATTGGTGCTGGAGCAGAGAAATTTGCCGGATTCTATGATAATACTGATATTCCAAAGTATATCTTACAAATCGCACAATAA
- a CDS encoding SAM-dependent methyltransferase has protein sequence MNKQAGTLFLIPSLIGDKPAETCIPEYNQQIINTLSDFIVEEEKSSYKILRKIGFKNSFDSVNFYQVNEHTKDSDIINFLNPAENGINMGLLSEAGLPCIADPGNIIVKAAHEKNIKVVPLVGPNSIISALISSGLNGQNFAFNGYLPIKPHEKEQKIKQLERISREFNQTQIFIEAPYRNIQLFQSLLKICNPNTLLTVASNIHCFNEFILTKPIFEWNLLPLPEIHKKPTVFLFESNGFKIK, from the coding sequence ATGAATAAACAAGCCGGAACATTATTCCTTATCCCGTCGTTAATCGGTGATAAACCGGCTGAAACTTGTATTCCGGAATATAATCAACAAATTATAAATACCTTATCAGATTTTATTGTCGAAGAGGAGAAATCATCATATAAAATCTTACGCAAAATAGGATTTAAAAATTCTTTCGATAGTGTTAATTTTTATCAAGTTAACGAGCATACAAAAGATTCCGATATAATTAACTTTTTAAATCCGGCTGAGAATGGTATTAACATGGGATTATTGAGTGAAGCGGGCTTACCGTGTATTGCGGATCCGGGCAATATTATTGTTAAAGCCGCACATGAAAAGAATATTAAAGTTGTTCCTTTAGTTGGACCTAATTCAATAATTTCTGCACTGATAAGCTCAGGATTAAACGGGCAGAATTTTGCTTTCAACGGATATTTACCGATCAAACCTCATGAAAAAGAACAAAAAATAAAACAACTTGAAAGGATATCGCGAGAATTTAATCAAACTCAAATATTCATTGAAGCGCCATATCGCAATATCCAATTATTTCAATCCTTACTAAAAATCTGTAATCCGAACACATTATTAACCGTTGCTTCCAACATTCATTGTTTTAATGAATTTATTTTAACAAAACCAATATTCGAATGGAATTTATTACCTTTGCCGGAAATTCATAAAAAACCAACCGTATTTTTATTTGAGAGTAACGGGTTTAAGATAAAATAA
- a CDS encoding SoxR reducing system RseC family protein: MSEIVKHCGKIISIDDDIIKVEIEANAACGSCAAKRVCGMTESSTKTISINVNKGNEDYSDVDISELSLGQKVQLGMTTTAGLSAARLSYLYPVIILIAVLILTIKLTGNDLLGVLISFSALVIYYVLLKKFGNKNKKIRFFLINETN; this comes from the coding sequence ATGAGTGAAATTGTTAAACATTGCGGAAAAATTATTTCTATAGATGATGATATAATAAAGGTTGAAATTGAAGCAAATGCAGCTTGTGGAAGTTGTGCCGCAAAAAGAGTGTGCGGTATGACGGAATCTTCTACTAAAACAATTTCAATAAATGTCAATAAAGGTAACGAAGATTATAGTGATGTTGATATATCGGAATTATCGCTCGGACAGAAAGTTCAACTTGGAATGACAACAACTGCAGGATTATCGGCCGCACGGCTTTCATATCTTTATCCGGTAATAATTTTAATTGCAGTATTAATATTAACAATAAAACTTACCGGTAACGATTTATTAGGGGTGTTAATTTCCTTTTCAGCCTTAGTTATTTATTACGTATTGCTAAAGAAATTCGGAAATAAAAATAAAAAAATCAGATTTTTTTTGATTAATGAGACGAATTAA